ATCTAACATGATGGTTTTCCCTTTATATTGAAGGATATGGCATGATCTGCCCACCTCATTTGACCCTCCTAACGAGAAGAAGCGAAGAGAGTCTTTGTTTGGGAATTCATTCTCAAGTTGTGTCATGATCtacaagagaaaaagagagcCTGGTGCCCAAATTTAAACAATAGAGGTCAGGTGTGCTCTCGATCGTGCCTTAGAGAAGCTATTGCAAAGAGCGTTCAAATGGTTCATGtgtatttgtttgttggtCATATAAGTTGAATAAAACTAGgataatttttttagttaGCATTAGAATCTGAAAATTGAAGATacagagaaaaaagtgAGAGTTCAAAGTGTAAACAGGAAAGATATTGGAAGATAAATGGAGAGATAACGTGTTTTGAGCAGTGAGTTAGTATTGAATTAATATCATAAAAGTTCCTTAACTTAGGTTCGGTATCAAATACATACTTTTCCCAGCGAGAACGTCTTTACTATGCCTGCTTAATCGATCctgaacttctttttcatggTATTACTGCCTAGGAAGATAAAATCAAGATACCCAGAATTATACTTACAATTGATATTaattaagaaagaagaataaaaagatcacgtgatacatTAACTACAGACTGATGTTTGTACAAAATAGTAAATATCAAGATGGCCTACACGAAAATTGTGATCTTATCGATTGGGGTATGATGATGGCACTCTATTGTAGGCGGTTTCGCGTTCAAGTGTCTCTTTTTTCATAAATAAATGTGCCTAAGCAAGGAATCCATAATCGTCATTAACGGTCCAGAACTCTTCTACTGGCACTGACAACATAGCCtcaatttgttgttggtttggttgctgctgctgatcCTGATGATTATCCAGTCTCTGTGACTGATGGCCGTCTTGCTGGCGTATATTCATATTGGTAAATGAAGAATTCCTCCAATTAATCGAGGGGTTAAATTTAAATGGCCCAGGGTTGTTGTCCCTGTTTGGTATAACATAAGGCTTCTGCCCATCTGATGTTGTACTTGTCTGGAGACCGCCGTTGCCATTCGTTACACCCCCATTTACTGGTTCAGTATAtgtattgttgttgttcattAAGTCCAATACAGAGTCGTTCGTCCAGGTTGAAATATTGTTAATCATGGTATGAGTCCCATTGTTAAAGATAATACCATTGTCATTGGGTCTGGGCGAGGGATCGATTGAAAAAGACATCGGTTGCAAATTTGCATTAGGAGACTTCGCGAAACCAGTTTGGTTTCTAGAAAGTATTTCCGCGTTTCCTTGTTGCCAACCAGCAGGCGATGAGCCATTAGACGTCTGAATTGGCGGTCTGGCTTCCACATTAGAAAACATCATATGACCTTCGTTAATTGCatttaaagaagaaggttgttGCGCTGGGCTTGGTTGGTTGACAGTAGTCCTATTGATGAGTTGAGAGTCTGCTAAGTTAGGTTTGCGAAGTGAATGACCTGCATTTTGTTCTATTGTACCATTTAGAGAAGAGAGGTATGCCTGTAAGTTTTGTTGAGCCTGATGTTGCTGTAAGAAAGCCTGTTGCTGGAATATTTCCCAGTCAGATTCTGTTACGTTTGATGGCTTTTTAacaatatatttattaCCAATACTGTTTTGGTCTGGTGGGGTGAGAACGTCAGACGCGGTAGTTGAACTTACCTTTGGTTTAGGAGATGGTTTTGTGGCCTTGTCAACTGGTTTATCAtccttttgttcttcatccTCTAACTTCACTAGTAGATGCGATAATGATTTTGGGACTGACGTTTTCTGTAATACTCCTTGCTTAcgttttctttccatttgttcttcaatatcaatttGGCTGTTTGCAACGAAACCCGCGTGAGCCGACTCTTGAAATTCACCAaatgttcttttcattgCCGGAGGCATACCCTTTCTATCTAGTTCTTTATTACtgtcatcattatcatgGTTCTTATCTGGTATAGTGATCAAAGTTGGAGTTGTCTCACCTCTCTTCGAACTTGTAACATATATTAATTCAGATGAATCCGGACCACAACGTTCAATTAAATTTCCGATCGTAGCGTTCATTAATTGATCGAACGTATCTCTGAAAATAATAGCAAATTTCGATCTTTCTGCCATTACATATAAGCATACCGAACATGCTCTTAAATCATCCATAGTAGAAAAGAGTAGGCCACTCACCAACGGTCTTGTATGCTTGGACACATCGCCCAATTTCCTCCTTCTTTCATCATCCCAATTTCTAGCTAACCACATGCAGTATATTAATGTTACACCAGCCACAAACACTGTGTGGACTGCAGGCGTCGAATGACCGAATACAGTCTTCTGatgaaatattttgtataaCTGGCAAATTTGACCTGCTGCTGCCTGACATTCTTTGAATAAACGATCCTGTGGCTCTAGAAGTTCCAAATATGGCTGCAATAGCAGTCTAACAGATCTATAGTAATACAATTTTAAGGTTTCATTTTCGAAATTTCTAACTCGTGATATGGAACAGTTTGATCTCCATATTTCCAAATCTTGGAAAAATTTCTTAACCTGTGGTAACTGTGCTTGTAATTTTGACTTCTCCGTAGTGCTTAATTTTTTCTGATTGGTAACACTTGATGAGATGGAAGTGGTCCCAGTTTTTTGTGATATGATGTTTAGTTGTTCTACAAAAGTAGATTCGATCCTCCGAAGCTTTAACGATTGATTGATAAAATGAACACCGTGTTCGTGAATTTTCATATCAGCCTCTCTTGTGTAGAAGCTGTCTTTATTGAATAACGGAAGATCAATTTCTGACTCTGCTATAGTATATGGTTTCCCTACTGCAACACATATCATTCGTTCGATGAGGTATACGCACCAAAATAATCTTAATTTCTTATTAGCGAATGGATCCTTGGGATTCCATTTATTCAAATAGAGTTTATTTTTACAAATATTGGTGACATCTTTGATGATTTCATATAATCCGATAGAATCACGATCTGTCCTGATAATGTAAAGAATAAGTAGTGTTAGAACTTCAATCTGCTGCACAAAAGTAAGATTAGTCCCACATTTAGTTATATGGCGGATTGCAGTCGAGAAGTATCTATTTGGAGGCAATCCTTGATATTTCCCGGTTGTTTTGTGTAAATGGGCTGCAATACTGAATACTAACCACATTCTCCCACAAGAGAAGTGGAACTCATTTGTAGAATAAGAATGAACATTGTCGTTGATATAGTCATCATGGAAGGTATATATTTCTTGCTCATCCAAAAGTGGGTACTTAAATTGAAGCCTTGTGAAATATGTGTCCAAGAATGCTCTACTTAACTgttcatcaaattcaaatgcAGGATCATAAGAGAGGAACTCTTTTAAGTTGTATTTTGCAAAAATGCAGCGGGAGTAGTCTATTGATTCAAGGGAATCTGATGCCAATGAGCTCAATACACGTTCATGTGAATGAGGAGGTTTTACTAGCCCGGAAGGCTGTTGGGACTTTTGGCTTTGTTGATGTAAAGGAAGGAATGCTGCCTTAGGAGGAAGCGGTAGAATAGGGGACTGAATTCTTTTagattgctgctgctgctgtggttgttgttgttgttgttgttgttgagcaGGAGAAACAGTTGCTTGCGCATCAGCTGATTTCTCtgataaattcaaaatcgATGTTATATCATCTTGATCGGGCTCTCCGTTATCTAGAAGATGAGCAATCTTCTTGTACTTGCTGAGCCGTTCCTTATACGAGTTCGAGTCCGGTCTCATATCCACTAACTTCTCCAAATACtttagtttcttttccaaaaacAGTGTGTATTCATCCTTTCCATCCTTATGAGaaggttttgttttggacTTTTTATCCTTCCCATTAGAGTATGTACGCACCCCTGGAGATGTGCTGGCATGCCCAGCAGCGTTGGCCAATTGTGTCAATCTTGAACTATCCGATTCTCCAAAGTTGAATCTGTcgttgttattgttgttgctacTCACCGCCTTCGCCTCATTACTCGAATCACTCACAGCAGACCCCGGATCGTTACTGCCATACCTGTTGGTAATCACACCTTGTTTTGGATGCACACTATGAGTATCTGGTATAATTTTAACAGCATGAGAATCTTCACTTTTCTTCACTCCATCCCAGTTCACACCTGCCGGTGACGACTCCCTTGTACTTCTCTGGTGTTCACTAGATGATCCATCGTACCCATACCGCGCTGGCTGAACACACTTTACTCCAGCCTTCAAACAAGCCGTGCAACTCGGAAGCTTATGGTCACACTTCTGTTTACGTCGCTGACACAACAAACATGCTCGCGAACGCCCTTTCTTATCCTTCAATAACTGGTTAATATCCTGCCCAGCCATTTCAAGCTCCAGCTGGAACCTCTGGATGTTCTCTAAACTAACTTTCTTAGGAGGACGACCCATCGTTTCCAACTCTTTGCTTCAACCACTAGTTCAAATTATTTACTATTTATTATCACTGCCACCTGTGATCCCAAATCCGCTGCAAAAACTTCCCTGAACGTGTCTTAGAAATGTATGTTCCTTGCAAATATATTCTGGATACACGCGACTAGGTCTGTCAACTCTACTTCAACTCCTAAAGCCGTATCTCTTACTAAGCTGCTTTTCCTTTATGTTTGGATCTAACTAACAATCACGAAGATGAATAACCAaaaatttatatatataataattatatcATGTGGGAACAAaacagaaggaaaagaaaggcACAGGTATCTCTATGCTGGATAACAGCGATAATCCATCCTGGGTTTCGATACCGCTGAACTATAGTGTCCCAGTAAGATAGTCCTGGGTTTGGAAACAGAGCCCATGCAATTGTCGGGGCTATTGTTATATGCGACTTCTATATTGTCCGGTGAGCGAAGATCACGCCGGAAATTACGCCGGGGGAAAGACACGTCACGTGATCGATGCTTACACACTTATTACATATAAGCGATAATTTAAAGTAAAGTGGGAAAGTCCATCTGCTCAGCTGCCGAGCATGGATCTGAGGATTTCGCGTTCTTGCTCCAGTTGTTGTCTGGCAGCCTCCTCTCGCTTTTCCCGGGCCTCTTTGTGCTTGTTTTTGGCCTTCCGTTCCTTGGCTCGCTTTGACTGCTGCTCCCATTGAATCTTGGCGAGCTCTCTTTCGATGGGCTGGTCACCATTGTGCCATTGTGCAATGCGCAGTGCCAGTTTCTCTCTTGCAATCTTTCTGTTTTGCTCTCTGGAACGCGTGGCCTGGCAATCGACCACTATGCCTGTAGGAATGTGTCGGAGTTGGACTTTGCTGTTGCATTTGTTAATCTTCTGGCCACCAGGGCCTCTCCCACCATGAAGGAACTTCTCTTCTATTTCTGTTTCCATTTCAGCAGTGAACTTGGGCCGTGGAGGCatcttattcttctttattgaTGGTGCGAACGATGTGCTGATGAATCGCGAGTGAAGCTGGGAATAGAATGCCCGTTTGCCGGGTGTTACACCAGCAACGGACCGACCTAAGGCAAGCACATCGAGCAACATTTGCAACCTGGGTGTGTGAGGATGACAGTGGTGGTAGTTTCGAAACTCTGTTTGTATCTTTTCTTATCTTAATCTCTTCGAAATTGGTAGCTTACATATCAAAtcatattatatataatataaagaacTTGTATATTTAATACCTTTTAATGACATTTTACTTTTACCTTAAGATGTAACCTTGAACTAGAAGTAaaaggggaaaaaaacacatagAGGAAGGTGAGTAGAGAGCCATTCAGTGAGTATCTTGTGTTTTTTCCCATGATACGACCACTTTTCAGGAAATATGCTTGTCGATTGATACATACAAGCAGACCTCTTTTTAAATACAATGCGTTGCAGCCACAGCAGCAGTTTCCCCACGAAGATTTTGTCAACAAACTGCCAGAACAGCTTATATCACAAGGAAATGGATTGAAACCAACAACTGCGGCCAACCAGTTGGATACGCTGTATCTTCACAACAAATTAGTACATAATGGGTTCACTTCGGAACAAGGAAATGTCATAATAGAGTTGTTATTGGAATATCTTGATTACGAGTTCTTTGCGACGTATAACGACAAGTTCTTGCGTAAGATGGAGCTAGAGAACCAGTCGCATCTCTTTAACGCAGCTGAAACGGAGCTACGATACGCCATTCAAAATTCAAGAGAAAACTCGCTAAATGAACGTACTTTAGAACTGATGCAGTTGGATAGGGACTTGAGCTCTTTTAACGACCAGTTGAACGAGCTTATCATCAATTTGCTTACTAAGGACTCGAAGGTAGAGTTCAATGATCACAAGATTGAGAATACGTTACTACATAGGGAACTTAACTTAAGGCTAAAGGATTGCAATAACAAGATTGGGACCAAAATCAACGGTCATATTAAATCGGAGATTGAAAACTTGCGGTGGCAGACAACTAGATCAGGATTGTTTGCCATTCTAATACTCGTGTTCTTCATTATGAGCGGTGTCTCTATTTCGAAGAGAATATCAGCAGAAAACGAGAAACCGGTTGAAGTCGTCTTGCACACTGTGGACTCGGAGGAAACGGACCTTCAACCTCTTCTCTCTgacaaggaagaagatgaaatatCCCAAGAGTGAACAAAACTAAAGCTTAGGTTTAAGTTTGTTTTTCCTACTCTCagctttcttcaacaacttgtTGAAATTGCTTTGAGGAATGCCTTCTATCCAAAAGGGCATTGCATCTGTCACTTCTGACACATTTGCCTGGAGCAAATGCCCTTTCCAAGTCTCCTTTATTAGTGCCTTCATACCAATAATACTAGCCATGTTTATATTTTTCACATCCTTCCCCAAATCCTCAAGAACACGCGCATTAAACTGCTGCCAATCGTCCAACTCGTAGTTCTTCACTGACACCGTGTTTTCCAACATGTCGTAAGTCACTCTtttgttaaagaaaagcacATTTTGGGCCCGTGCGTATCCAA
The Kluyveromyces marxianus DMKU3-1042 DNA, complete genome, chromosome 1 DNA segment above includes these coding regions:
- the PUT7 gene encoding DUF1640 domain-containing protein, with protein sequence MIRPLFRKYACRLIHTSRPLFKYNALQPQQQFPHEDFVNKLPEQLISQGNGLKPTTAANQLDTLYLHNKLVHNGFTSEQGNVIIELLLEYLDYEFFATYNDKFLRKMELENQSHLFNAAETELRYAIQNSRENSLNERTLELMQLDRDLSSFNDQLNELIINLLTKDSKVEFNDHKIENTLLHRELNLRLKDCNNKIGTKINGHIKSEIENLRWQTTRSGLFAILILVFFIMSGVSISKRISAENEKPVEVVLHTVDSEETDLQPLLSDKEEDEISQE
- a CDS encoding cd12148 family transcription factor; this translates as MGRPPKKVSLENIQRFQLELEMAGQDINQLLKDKKGRSRACLLCQRRKQKCDHKLPSCTACLKAGVKCVQPARYGYDGSSSEHQRSTRESSPAGVNWDGVKKSEDSHAVKIIPDTHSVHPKQGVITNRYGSNDPGSAVSDSSNEAKAVSSNNNNNDRFNFGESDSSRLTQLANAAGHASTSPGVRTYSNGKDKKSKTKPSHKDGKDEYTLFLEKKLKYLEKLVDMRPDSNSYKERLSKYKKIAHLLDNGEPDQDDITSILNLSEKSADAQATVSPAQQQQQQQQPQQQQQSKRIQSPILPLPPKAAFLPLHQQSQKSQQPSGLVKPPHSHERVLSSLASDSLESIDYSRCIFAKYNLKEFLSYDPAFEFDEQLSRAFLDTYFTRLQFKYPLLDEQEIYTFHDDYINDNVHSYSTNEFHFSCGRMWLVFSIAAHLHKTTGKYQGLPPNRYFSTAIRHITKCGTNLTFVQQIEVLTLLILYIIRTDRDSIGLYEIIKDVTNICKNKLYLNKWNPKDPFANKKLRLFWCVYLIERMICVAVGKPYTIAESEIDLPLFNKDSFYTREADMKIHEHGVHFINQSLKLRRIESTFVEQLNIISQKTGTTSISSSVTNQKKLSTTEKSKLQAQLPQVKKFFQDLEIWRSNCSISRVRNFENETLKLYYYRSVRLLLQPYLELLEPQDRLFKECQAAAGQICQLYKIFHQKTVFGHSTPAVHTVFVAGVTLIYCMWLARNWDDERRRKLGDVSKHTRPLVSGLLFSTMDDLRACSVCLYVMAERSKFAIIFRDTFDQLMNATIGNLIERCGPDSSELIYVTSSKRGETTPTLITIPDKNHDNDDSNKELDRKGMPPAMKRTFGEFQESAHAGFVANSQIDIEEQMERKRKQGVLQKTSVPKSLSHLLVKLEDEEQKDDKPVDKATKPSPKPKVSSTTASDVLTPPDQNSIGNKYIVKKPSNVTESDWEIFQQQAFLQQHQAQQNLQAYLSSLNGTIEQNAGHSLRKPNLADSQLINRTTVNQPSPAQQPSSLNAINEGHMMFSNVEARPPIQTSNGSSPAGWQQGNAEILSRNQTGFAKSPNANLQPMSFSIDPSPRPNDNGIIFNNGTHTMINNISTWTNDSVLDLMNNNNTYTEPVNGGVTNGNGGLQTSTTSDGQKPYVIPNRDNNPGPFKFNPSINWRNSSFTNMNIRQQDGHQSQRLDNHQDQQQQPNQQQIEAMLSVPVEEFWTVNDDYGFLA
- the RSO55 gene encoding Rso55p (mitochondrial), whose protein sequence is MPPRPKFTAEMETEIEEKFLHGGRGPGGQKINKCNSKVQLRHIPTGIVVDCQATRSREQNRKIAREKLALRIAQWHNGDQPIERELAKIQWEQQSKRAKERKAKNKHKEAREKREEAARQQLEQEREILRSMLGS